A segment of the Panacibacter ginsenosidivorans genome:
TTATGAAGCAACGCATATTTTTGGATCGAATGTTCCCGTATCAAGAGACCCAAGACAAAATGATCCAACATGGGGTGGACGCGATGGGAACCCGTTGACGGTTTATGACAATGGTGGTGGTATAGCTGGTGCAGCTTTACCTTTTGATGAAACCGTAAATACATTTTCTTTCTCCGCAGCGCTGAACTATAAAATAAGTAACACAATGGCAGTCTATGCCCGTTATTCAAACGGTAACAAAGCGCCTGAACTTAACAACTATTTTTCTGCAACAAGCGATTTCTTAATCAAGAGCATCAATACAACAGCACAAAATATTCAGCAGGTAGAAGCTGCATTGAAAGTGAAGAATGCAAAAACAACTTTGAACATTACACCATTCTATAGCGTGCTTGATAATGTGCCCAACCTGCAGTTTGCTTTCCAGGATTCATTGGGCAACAATTATAATCCACCTACACAATATGCCAAATACAGAACGTATGGTGTAGAGCTGGAAGGCAGCTATGCATTCACCAATAACTTCAGTATAAGTGCACAGGCTACAATTCAAAATTCAAAAGCCGTTGAGTATAAAACATGGATCGCAAGTGGCAAAGCTCCGCAGAATGATGTATTGGTAGATTATTCCGGAAATGAAACAGACAACAATGCTAAGCTGATGTTTGGTATTTCTCCATCTTACACTACAAAGAAATTTTTTGCAGCTATAAATTATTATTATCTCGGTTCACGCCAGGCAAATGTTCCGAATGCTTTTAAACTTCCTGCATTTGGACAGGTTGATCTAAGTCTTGGTTATGATATTTCTAAAAGAGTTTGCCTGCAGGCCAATATCAATAATGTGTTCAACAAATATGGCGTACTCGGTTGGTCTGGTCCCGGTGGTTTCCCCGCAGCATTAAACCGCCAGGGTTTTACGCCTGAGTTTATTGCCGCAAATCCCGATGCTGTTTATGCTACACAGGGTTCAATGCCAAGAGCATATTTTCTTACTGCATCATTTAAGCTTTAATTCTCATGACAGCAAGCACAGTCAACAGCTGGTTTTTAACCGGCTGTTTTTTATTTGAAACAAAATTTTTTTGTACCGGGCAACAGTTTTTTATAGCATCGTCTCTTGCGTCGCACTCTTGTACTTTGAAGAATAATAAGGAGCATTTATAAGTAAAGTGATGTAGATTTAGAGACAAATATATAATCCAGCCGCACAAGAGTACGACGCAACAGTTGATTTGCAAAACGTTTCAGCCGGGCTAAAAAATCCCACTCTAAAAATTATACCTTTATATGTTACTGCTTTTAAAATTTTGAACTAACTATTACGACGAGCAACCGCCATATGAAGAAAGCGCTTATTCCATTGTTCAGGCCGCATGAAGATGAACGGCACCTCAACATAAATGAACATGCTGAGTGGGAGTCTGCTTTTAAAAAACATCACTCACAGCTCTTTCATATTAACCGCATAGAAGATTACCGGCCATTTATGAAACTTGCTGCAGCTCCTTTCCGGCATGTGGTGCACGATTTTTTCTTTCTTACAAACGGCTCATCAAAAAGAAGCAAAGGGCTTGACAATTACGAGTTCAATAAAAACGCTTTCTTTTTTGTTCCGGCAAATCAGATCACTGCACACGAATATATCAGTGAAGATGCAACAGGCTATTTTTGCTATTTCAACCAGGAAATTTTTAATAACAAATTTTCACAGAAAGATTCGCTGAATGAATTTCCATTTCTTACATTTTCCGGTTACCCGCTTGTGCATGTGGAAGATGCTGATGTAGTGGTTGCAATCATCAATATTCTTGAACGGCTATTAAGTGAATATGGGAATAAACATATTTCTTCCAATCTTTTCAGCTCTTATTTACTCGCACTTTTTTTTGAAATAAAAAGATATGCCAAAGCTGATGAGAAAATAAAAGAGGATTCGTCAACACGTATTGCACAGCAATACAAAAATTTACTGATCCGCAATATTTATGAAAAGAACAGAATCGCTGATTATGCTTCCATGCTGAATGTATCTGTTAATCATTTGAACAAATGCGTAAAGACTTCTACTAATAAATCCGCACAGGAACTATTGATAGAAATGATGCTGATGGAAGCGAAAGCATTACTGAAACAAACTGATCTCTCTGTAAATGAAATAGCATGGAAACTGCGCAAAGAAGATCCCAGCGACTTTGCAAAATTTTTTAAATCAAAAACAGGCGTAACGCCTACGGAATACAGGAAGCAAGAGTGATTTCGGATTTCGGATTTATGATTTCGCATTTTGGTTTTTGTATCTGCAACTATTCCCCTTAGATAAAGCTGAATATATAATCAAGTTGTACAAGTGTGCGACGCAACTTAAGACTCATACTTATTCTTGAGCCTGGTTCATAAAAATTCTTCTTACTAAACCATAAAAATAAAAATTGATTGATTTTCCCCATCATTGTCATTTTTCTTCCTACCAAAAGGTATTGTGCTGAAATACTTTTACATCATAAGAAAACCCGTTTTGATTATACCAGTAACAACCGGTTAGCTTATCTATAGCCTTTGCTATTGATTTAAATTAATAAAGGAACAACTTAAATCTGCTTGTCATGTACCAAAAAAAACCAGCAAACTTTTTTGCCAATTGCTTGCGCATTCCACTTACCATTTTTATGCTGCTCATTACGCTGTGTGCGTTTACGCAAACAGGGAGTATCTCCGGGAAAGTAATGGACAGTTCCGGTAATCCATTAACCGGTGCTACCGTTAAAATCAAAGGCACAAAACAAATAACCAAAACAAATGAACAGGGTGTGTTTTCTTTTGAAAATATATCGGTTGCTTCAACAGTGATTGTCTCTTATGTTGGTTATGATGATAAAGAAATAAAGCTTTCCGCTGATCGGAAAGACGTTACTATCACACTTGAACAAAAATCAGCAGAAACGCAGGAAGTTATTGTAACAGGTGTATTTGATAAACGAACTGCTTTGCAATCTTCCATAGCCATCAGTACTTTGAAGAGCACTGATATTGCAAAGCTTGCTCCTAACAGCGCGGCAGACTTATTGAGTTATACACCCGGTGTGTACGTGAATTCCGCCGTTGGGGAGATTAATAACACAGTTTTCTCACGAGGTGTTAATGCAAATCAATTTGCAGTTGCCGGTGGTAACGGTTATTACTATGTATCACTTATGGAAGATGGTCTGCCTGTATCCAACCTTTCATCAGGAAATATTGTATCAGATTATTTTTATAGAGCTGATGCAACATTATCCCGTTTGGAATCCGTAAGAGGTGGCTCTGCATCAATTACAGGAGCAAATGCACCAGGTGGTATTTTTAACTATGTTTCAAAAACAGGTCAAACATCTTCAAATGAACTTACCTATAAGTTCGGGTTGGAAGGTGATGGAAGAAATCCATTTCATCGTCTTGATGCAAACTTTGGCGGCAAATTAGGTAACAACTGGTATTACAATTTTGGTGGGTTTTACAGGAATGCA
Coding sequences within it:
- a CDS encoding helix-turn-helix domain-containing protein, whose protein sequence is MKKALIPLFRPHEDERHLNINEHAEWESAFKKHHSQLFHINRIEDYRPFMKLAAAPFRHVVHDFFFLTNGSSKRSKGLDNYEFNKNAFFFVPANQITAHEYISEDATGYFCYFNQEIFNNKFSQKDSLNEFPFLTFSGYPLVHVEDADVVVAIINILERLLSEYGNKHISSNLFSSYLLALFFEIKRYAKADEKIKEDSSTRIAQQYKNLLIRNIYEKNRIADYASMLNVSVNHLNKCVKTSTNKSAQELLIEMMLMEAKALLKQTDLSVNEIAWKLRKEDPSDFAKFFKSKTGVTPTEYRKQE